From a region of the Nitrospira sp. genome:
- a CDS encoding class I SAM-dependent methyltransferase, whose product MTTDYNAIASQYKQCKEHPWRSRIETFSILKRLGNIEGKKVVDVACGEGFYTRKLRQWGAGQVVGIDLSEAMIRLALDQEAHHPLGITYRVEDACTERVQQEFDLAVSAWLLVYARNQDELLAMCRGLASRLKPGGRFVTFTGNPDLYTFRHTDYRKYGFTITLTDHAYEGAPIVWTVYLDDSSIQIENYYLPLEAYENAFTAAGFQDFKVHLPEVSPHPQGMEDGAFWNDYLAHPPAVLIECVKQ is encoded by the coding sequence ATGACCACTGACTATAACGCGATTGCCTCGCAATATAAGCAATGCAAAGAGCATCCGTGGCGTTCGCGGATCGAGACGTTTTCCATACTGAAGCGTCTCGGGAACATTGAAGGGAAAAAAGTCGTGGATGTCGCCTGTGGAGAAGGGTTCTACACACGCAAACTCCGGCAGTGGGGTGCGGGTCAAGTCGTAGGCATTGATCTCTCTGAAGCCATGATTCGTTTAGCCCTCGATCAGGAAGCGCATCATCCGCTGGGCATTACATACCGCGTCGAAGATGCCTGTACAGAAAGAGTTCAGCAGGAGTTCGATCTCGCGGTGTCCGCCTGGCTCTTGGTCTACGCACGTAACCAGGACGAGCTCTTGGCCATGTGTCGTGGGCTCGCGAGCCGTTTAAAGCCAGGAGGACGGTTCGTCACCTTCACCGGGAATCCTGATCTCTACACCTTCAGGCATACGGATTATCGGAAATATGGCTTCACGATTACGCTCACAGACCACGCCTATGAAGGCGCTCCAATCGTCTGGACGGTCTATCTCGATGACTCCTCAATCCAGATCGAGAACTACTATTTACCCCTAGAGGCATACGAGAACGCGTTTACTGCGGCAGGATTCCAGGATTTCAAAGTTCATTTGCCGGAGGTTTCTCCCCATCCACAGGGGATGGAGGATGGAGCATTCTGGAATGACTATCTCGCTCACCCTCCTGCAGTGCTGATCGAATGTGTAAAACAGTGA
- a CDS encoding helix-turn-helix transcriptional regulator, with product MIAQGYKDLSHRERQVLQAVWDGLRVKEIGGRLRIASRTVEYHKAVILRKWHCRNFLTVCRLALKRRYLKI from the coding sequence ATGATCGCCCAAGGCTACAAAGACTTGAGCCACCGCGAGCGCCAGGTTCTGCAAGCGGTCTGGGATGGGCTGAGAGTCAAGGAAATTGGGGGTCGCCTAAGAATTGCCTCACGGACGGTGGAGTATCACAAAGCGGTGATCCTGAGAAAGTGGCATTGCCGGAATTTCCTAACTGTCTGTCGCTTAGCCTTGAAGCGGAGATATTTGAAGATCTAG
- a CDS encoding site-specific integrase: MGMLYRRKKRDPITQALVEFGPWWMKYYRQGRPFYESTETEDKTEARRKLKKREGEVALGLHYGPQVERTKFEDLVIGIQQDYTMNARKTLRRLQEYVAHLSGFFSHMRASAITTDKIKAYITQRQEAGAANGTVNREIGILKRMFRLAHQQTPPKVARIPYIPMLEERNIRSGFFEHEDFLALRGALPDYAQVTVTLAYYSGMRMGEVSSLQWNQVNWLEGKLYLRAQDTKTDTPRVLYLTGDLLRVLTAWKQRCDQNWPQCSWICHRGGVRLESLKHSWRKGCEAVGLGRMTEVEGTEEKVWVGKIPHDFRRTAVRNMVRAGVPEKVAMAISGHKTRSVFDRYNIVNEADLERAARSLTEYFEREKSKMVTLSVTPAKWNERVRGEDEAELVGMSAGSVELARGIEPPTCGLQISYKGLFKSLKIWAIPPSFNHRANFVVV, translated from the coding sequence ATGGGCATGCTCTATCGGCGAAAGAAACGCGATCCCATCACGCAAGCCTTGGTCGAGTTCGGCCCATGGTGGATGAAGTATTACCGGCAAGGACGACCCTTCTACGAAAGCACGGAGACTGAGGATAAGACCGAAGCCCGGCGCAAGTTGAAGAAACGAGAGGGGGAGGTCGCATTAGGACTGCACTATGGCCCACAGGTCGAGCGTACGAAGTTTGAGGATCTCGTGATCGGGATCCAGCAAGACTACACGATGAACGCCCGTAAGACCTTACGGCGCTTGCAAGAGTATGTGGCTCACTTATCCGGTTTCTTCAGCCATATGCGGGCCTCAGCCATCACCACAGACAAGATCAAGGCTTACATCACCCAACGCCAGGAAGCGGGCGCGGCGAACGGCACGGTGAACCGAGAGATTGGGATCTTAAAGCGGATGTTTCGCCTGGCCCATCAACAGACGCCCCCCAAAGTCGCCCGGATTCCCTATATCCCAATGCTGGAGGAGCGCAACATTCGATCGGGCTTTTTTGAGCACGAAGACTTTTTGGCTCTTCGCGGGGCCTTGCCGGATTATGCCCAGGTGACGGTGACCCTTGCCTATTACAGCGGGATGCGAATGGGGGAAGTGTCCTCGCTACAGTGGAATCAGGTCAATTGGTTGGAAGGCAAACTCTACTTGCGAGCTCAGGACACCAAGACCGATACACCACGGGTTCTCTATCTCACTGGTGACTTACTGCGGGTCCTGACGGCCTGGAAGCAGCGCTGTGATCAGAATTGGCCACAATGCTCGTGGATTTGTCACCGGGGCGGAGTGCGGCTGGAATCGCTTAAGCATTCGTGGAGGAAGGGTTGTGAAGCGGTAGGGCTCGGAAGAATGACTGAAGTTGAAGGCACAGAGGAAAAGGTATGGGTTGGAAAGATCCCGCATGATTTCCGTCGCACTGCCGTTCGAAATATGGTTCGCGCTGGCGTCCCCGAGAAGGTGGCCATGGCGATCAGCGGACACAAAACTCGATCTGTGTTCGATCGGTATAACATCGTAAACGAAGCGGATCTCGAACGCGCCGCACGTTCTTTGACGGAATATTTTGAACGGGAAAAATCAAAAATGGTTACACTTTCGGTTACACCAGCAAAATGGAATGAGCGGGTGAGGGGAGAGGACGAAGCCGAACTGGTTGGAATGTCAGCGGGAAGTGTGGAGCTGGCGAGAGGAATCGAACCTCCAACCTGCGGTTTACAAATCAGTTACAAGGGGTTGTTCAAGTCTTTGAAGATTTGGGCAATCCCTCCTTCCTTCAATCACAGAGCCAATTTCGTTGTCGTTTGA
- a CDS encoding helix-turn-helix transcriptional regulator, whose translation MRIRAIREAKGLSIRALAAKAKMGYPFLCNVENGKADPSLSTLRRLAKALKVKVVELIDE comes from the coding sequence ATGAGAATTAGGGCTATCCGTGAAGCAAAAGGACTATCAATTCGGGCACTCGCCGCGAAGGCCAAGATGGGCTATCCGTTCCTGTGTAACGTCGAGAATGGCAAGGCAGACCCATCACTGAGTACGCTGAGGCGGCTCGCCAAGGCTTTGAAGGTAAAAGTCGTGGAGCTTATTGACGAGTAG
- a CDS encoding SGNH/GDSL hydrolase family protein, which yields MAANEVSRRDVLLLASLFVLEVSTAVVMTALHMKGARPFDVFLSSRPGLAFGCALATLFIGGTLVLRRYLTHKRSPSRSFRLIVTMHLITVVVILVLGELAVRAVVRHDLGREKVGNTVLKPRDWELTKRDYRPFVEKSRSDRAFFVHDDHMGWTLGVNRYSFDKGEGPYWSSKEKIRAADQDVSYVKLKRKTDIAIIGDSFAFGDEVIFQETWGDKVDQMLGDDYRVLNFGVPGYSLGQAYLRYETEVVKWKPKVVIFGFIDYDLTRTMWVYPFVSSGWGLPFSKSRFVLRDGEIQNINPNPLSPEEIFSAPRISTLPSIKYDIGYRPGDWQKRWYHASYLVRLITSLFPAWSAPGANFSEEAILSTNIEILRTFIRSAEEAGSIPLVVWFPSRTDLQSLSTPLSLGKRMLDQASIPYIDPSPCLLELDPAVRFLDSHYSPQGNTAVANCVYETIETVLAQVSGRVQK from the coding sequence ATGGCTGCCAATGAAGTCTCACGGCGCGATGTGCTGTTGCTTGCCTCCCTTTTCGTTTTAGAAGTTTCGACGGCGGTGGTAATGACCGCCCTGCATATGAAAGGTGCACGGCCTTTCGACGTCTTCCTCTCCAGTCGGCCAGGCCTGGCATTTGGGTGTGCTCTTGCTACCTTGTTTATAGGTGGGACACTCGTTCTGAGACGATATCTCACCCACAAGCGGTCGCCTTCACGCTCCTTCCGTTTGATCGTCACGATGCATCTCATCACAGTGGTAGTTATCCTTGTCCTCGGTGAGCTCGCCGTCCGAGCCGTCGTGCGTCATGACTTGGGTCGTGAAAAGGTCGGGAACACCGTGTTGAAGCCGAGGGATTGGGAGCTGACGAAACGCGACTACCGGCCCTTTGTCGAGAAGAGCCGCTCTGACCGTGCGTTCTTCGTCCATGATGACCACATGGGATGGACCCTCGGAGTAAATAGGTATAGTTTCGATAAGGGGGAAGGACCCTATTGGTCAAGCAAAGAAAAGATCCGCGCCGCAGATCAGGATGTTTCGTACGTCAAGCTCAAACGAAAGACGGATATTGCCATCATAGGGGATTCCTTTGCGTTCGGCGATGAGGTGATATTTCAAGAGACCTGGGGAGATAAGGTAGATCAGATGCTGGGTGACGACTATAGGGTCCTCAACTTTGGGGTTCCGGGATATAGCCTCGGCCAAGCATATCTACGATACGAAACAGAAGTGGTCAAGTGGAAGCCGAAAGTGGTGATCTTCGGCTTCATCGACTACGATCTCACCCGCACGATGTGGGTCTATCCCTTTGTGTCCAGTGGTTGGGGCCTACCTTTCTCAAAATCTCGGTTTGTTCTGCGAGATGGAGAGATTCAGAACATCAATCCGAATCCGCTTTCCCCTGAGGAAATCTTTTCCGCCCCAAGGATTTCGACACTTCCCTCTATCAAGTATGACATTGGTTACCGACCGGGCGACTGGCAAAAACGGTGGTATCATGCTTCTTATCTCGTTCGCCTGATCACGAGTCTGTTTCCCGCTTGGTCGGCCCCGGGGGCCAACTTCTCTGAAGAAGCCATTCTGTCGACCAATATAGAGATTTTGAGGACGTTTATACGGTCGGCCGAAGAAGCGGGGTCGATTCCTCTCGTGGTGTGGTTCCCTAGTAGGACAGATCTTCAGAGCCTCAGCACACCCCTATCCCTCGGGAAGCGAATGTTGGATCAGGCCAGCATTCCCTACATTGATCCCAGTCCCTGCCTGTTAGAGTTAGATCCTGCTGTCCGGTTCCTGGATAGCCACTATTCGCCACAAGGCAATACCGCCGTCGCGAATTGTGTCTACGAGACTATAGAAACAGTGCTTGCTCAAGTGTCAGGACGTGTCCAGAAATAA
- a CDS encoding helix-turn-helix domain-containing protein, whose amino-acid sequence MKQPLLTKRLYSLPEAAMYLGRSTWSIRRLIWNGELPQVRAGGRVHVDVRDLDEFIDKNKVCEEAAHSVWRQLDTGKADLLSNQIT is encoded by the coding sequence ATGAAGCAACCACTGCTCACCAAGCGCCTGTATAGCCTGCCGGAAGCGGCCATGTATCTGGGCCGGTCGACCTGGTCGATACGTCGACTGATCTGGAATGGCGAGCTCCCCCAGGTTCGTGCCGGGGGCCGAGTCCATGTGGATGTCCGGGACCTGGACGAGTTCATTGACAAGAACAAGGTCTGTGAGGAAGCGGCTCATTCCGTATGGCGGCAGCTTGACACAGGGAAAGCAGATCTGTTATCTAACCAGATAACATGA
- a CDS encoding thermonuclease family protein produces MSAMYQTLLLSIVLLALFAYPSHATDFTGRVVSVKDGDTIEVLHNKNAERIRLVGIDCPEKKQAFGKWAKQATSNLSFGQNVTIQTTGKDRYGRTLGTVVLADNRNLNHELVKGGWCWWYRKYAPGDTVLEGLEQEARETRKGLWVDPHPLPP; encoded by the coding sequence ATGAGTGCGATGTATCAAACCCTACTTCTCTCTATCGTCCTACTTGCCCTTTTTGCTTATCCATCCCACGCAACCGATTTCACGGGACGGGTGGTCTCCGTCAAAGATGGTGACACCATCGAAGTTCTTCACAACAAGAATGCCGAACGCATCCGCCTTGTGGGTATCGATTGCCCAGAGAAGAAACAGGCTTTCGGTAAGTGGGCGAAGCAGGCCACGTCTAACTTAAGTTTTGGTCAGAACGTCACGATTCAGACAACCGGCAAGGATAGGTATGGGCGCACGCTCGGTACTGTAGTATTGGCGGATAATCGCAACTTGAACCATGAACTAGTCAAAGGTGGGTGGTGCTGGTGGTATAGAAAATATGCCCCAGGTGATACAGTCCTGGAAGGGTTGGAACAGGAAGCACGAGAAACGAGGAAAGGGTTATGGGTAGATCCTCACCCCCTTCCACCGTGA